One part of the Salinivirga cyanobacteriivorans genome encodes these proteins:
- a CDS encoding fibronectin type III domain-containing protein, protein MKQVLRTILFLIIYGVMGLQPGHAQQYPVQANMTIAGPAPSTVSGFVPGNTSRINVNLLLNDVTTPSLDVRLRFIFEGPGFTIQTSPNAIVPDYTLQGGIPQNLGVALEPYFQPGAFQLLNGSWGSFMPNGRLPEGNYTIKLQVLEPRRNVVISNTAITMAWVMLNDPPAIVQPADGAQLDPGAVQNVMFSWIPQNSVIPSGGYQIQYELELWEVPANADPIVTAGSMPSTYSYQLPMTTLIWGPSYPVLNPGSHYVCRVTASDPSNQVSFKNQGHSEPIMFQYGSACQTPLNPTHSEVEITQARISWVARPGSEQFRVEFMPTDADVGEEWRIIDTVGETAMIQSLSPSTAYNYRVRAVCGGYMSEPTMERSFTTNELEPLNNECNPQLEPPEIDDELLREDLEPLDIILAGTFPMTIDEIESQNGTQFTGRGRLNMPLFNVSIRTRFEDMEVTLYNKMASGTVSAMRGDSVTFNYGGGNGGGGPGGGPGGGDIPTPGDTVNVDNPIDSLEQINDSTWIVYNGGAVDTAMVAVGGATYISDGAGTEVVVTEDDHFNVGGDGEGGSGGGADHDPVQDMIACDRPIEFVPHSMSKYGMDAYRDPPVTGYQTLTTGTQVTGIGWKAMSTDETGMLRVQVNDSDADELNFQYQSGGTGVSADGDATSGYTLSLQAPPGNEDILLAVCNRDTTTGEASVAGGIGVAAYERFALELKVVPVGHELNYTQEQLEEALNDIYGQAVVSWDVEYLPALDINYWDENGDGLIERPNTDYSNEMRAVWESFLASMQYDPVQQGQAYLFVIPGITEGGDVRGYMPIKSRYGFVTADATTRDVAHELGHGVFNLRHTFSEENSFTLPQGETDNLMDYSTGTELWKYQWDFIHNPEGGWHIFEDVEEGEIIEDAIDVISGVDYVYIKLCNTTISGDENQTTTTEVYKFIGKNENGYVVGEITIPDFTGAYPVINEQDHTEAILIFSNGSIISICEPQHDYSNFCELEDPVSDNTLISNFEDDVNNCRQTKAIDLLSQLNQLARSTQKFELEIGGKVYELQGDNLVEITTSIEDINQGNWSNASVETRMRVGLSDGGIYQYSAFGIHKDITVASIENEEKVANVPAIAANMRNKANACFEYYEVKDIASTLNSSNGSLDNGEFPGGGNLQVSKNVSFFKIICEAGGVGVEFLKTGLIEQPVYFEDQDYVIKAPGILTGTLEGAAIAVTDITSIVSAIFDVVTDSEARSQAVNGFISIKNQIVENPSIAFSLLFEIALEELTGSDSQGFKDMVASNTNGGRKKHLISKTSIRTASSVFFGGAFLAKLSDFAMEVATKLPKAKLWARFRSLDGDLTDDLLAKLDDLPDGGNDFLNDFANVDDDVLNAFLQNPDLVESWKVLDEANISQVLKTDPEKLSKVNRYLDNNPTKRDAFIDDLSSTSNPEKFVNRTSWKDDLVQQYGNDINQFQPQGLSRSDLPESLVEDMINASNAPSSIIDEAINDAIKAGSDTPIKKTFSQGEELYKIVPKNGIVSDFTPFWVTKTEWDNVKNLSNLEQKLGLPIGSHAVEYDLYKITATQAGNVFKSTIAPTLQNGYETIGGATQTIVLNRSFWSAPVKVETHLP, encoded by the coding sequence ATGAAGCAGGTTTTACGTACGATTTTGTTTTTAATTATTTACGGTGTCATGGGTTTACAACCCGGGCATGCGCAGCAATATCCTGTGCAGGCCAATATGACCATTGCCGGACCCGCACCATCCACAGTAAGTGGTTTTGTACCGGGCAATACTTCACGCATAAACGTGAACCTGCTGCTCAACGATGTCACCACCCCATCGCTCGATGTGCGCCTGCGATTTATTTTCGAAGGCCCGGGATTTACCATCCAAACCAGTCCCAATGCCATTGTGCCAGACTATACCCTTCAGGGTGGCATACCTCAAAACCTGGGTGTGGCGCTGGAACCGTATTTTCAACCTGGTGCCTTTCAGTTGCTCAACGGTTCGTGGGGCAGCTTCATGCCCAATGGCCGGCTTCCCGAGGGCAATTACACCATCAAGCTGCAGGTGCTGGAACCCCGCCGCAACGTGGTCATATCCAACACGGCCATTACCATGGCCTGGGTCATGCTCAATGATCCGCCTGCCATTGTACAACCGGCCGATGGCGCCCAACTCGACCCCGGTGCCGTGCAAAATGTAATGTTTTCCTGGATACCTCAAAATTCCGTAATCCCTTCGGGTGGATATCAAATACAGTATGAACTCGAACTGTGGGAAGTCCCGGCCAACGCCGATCCCATTGTCACGGCAGGGAGCATGCCAAGCACGTACAGTTATCAATTGCCCATGACCACCCTGATCTGGGGGCCGTCGTACCCGGTGCTTAATCCCGGTTCGCATTACGTGTGCCGGGTTACGGCCAGTGACCCCTCCAACCAGGTGAGTTTTAAGAATCAGGGCCATTCAGAACCCATCATGTTCCAATATGGTTCGGCCTGTCAGACACCGCTTAACCCCACCCACAGCGAAGTGGAAATCACACAGGCCCGCATAAGCTGGGTGGCCCGCCCGGGTAGCGAACAGTTCCGGGTGGAGTTTATGCCCACCGATGCTGATGTGGGCGAGGAGTGGCGCATCATCGACACTGTGGGAGAAACGGCCATGATCCAGTCGTTGTCACCATCCACGGCCTACAACTATCGTGTCAGGGCCGTTTGTGGCGGCTACATGAGCGAACCCACCATGGAGCGCAGCTTTACCACCAATGAGTTGGAACCGCTCAACAACGAATGTAATCCACAGCTGGAACCACCGGAAATTGATGATGAATTGCTGCGTGAGGATCTGGAGCCCTTGGATATCATTCTTGCAGGAACCTTCCCCATGACCATTGATGAGATAGAATCACAAAACGGCACCCAGTTTACAGGTCGGGGCAGACTCAATATGCCGCTGTTCAATGTAAGCATTCGCACCCGGTTCGAGGATATGGAGGTGACCCTTTACAACAAGATGGCTTCCGGCACCGTATCCGCCATGCGGGGCGACAGTGTTACGTTCAATTATGGCGGAGGCAACGGTGGGGGCGGCCCAGGGGGCGGACCCGGCGGTGGCGATATTCCCACACCCGGTGACACGGTGAACGTGGATAACCCCATTGACTCTCTGGAACAGATTAACGACAGCACCTGGATCGTGTACAATGGCGGTGCTGTGGACACGGCCATGGTTGCAGTGGGAGGTGCCACCTACATCAGCGATGGCGCAGGCACCGAGGTGGTGGTAACCGAAGATGACCATTTCAACGTGGGTGGCGATGGCGAAGGTGGTTCCGGTGGTGGAGCCGACCACGATCCGGTGCAGGATATGATCGCCTGCGACAGGCCAATTGAGTTTGTCCCCCACAGCATGTCCAAATACGGTATGGATGCTTATCGCGATCCGCCCGTAACCGGCTATCAAACCCTGACCACGGGTACGCAGGTCACCGGCATTGGCTGGAAAGCCATGTCCACCGATGAAACCGGCATGTTGCGCGTGCAGGTGAACGACAGCGACGCCGATGAGCTCAATTTCCAGTACCAGTCGGGCGGCACCGGCGTAAGCGCAGACGGCGATGCCACCTCAGGCTACACACTCAGCCTGCAGGCACCACCCGGCAATGAAGATATTCTGCTGGCCGTGTGCAACCGCGATACCACCACCGGGGAAGCTTCTGTAGCCGGAGGTATAGGGGTGGCAGCTTATGAGCGCTTTGCCCTCGAATTGAAAGTAGTACCTGTAGGCCACGAGCTCAATTACACACAGGAACAACTCGAAGAGGCCCTCAACGACATTTACGGCCAGGCCGTGGTAAGCTGGGATGTGGAATACCTGCCCGCGCTGGACATCAACTATTGGGACGAAAACGGCGACGGCCTCATAGAGCGCCCCAACACCGACTACAGCAACGAGATGCGCGCCGTGTGGGAATCGTTTCTGGCCAGCATGCAGTACGACCCCGTGCAACAGGGCCAGGCCTACCTGTTCGTAATCCCCGGCATCACCGAAGGCGGCGACGTACGTGGGTATATGCCCATTAAATCGCGCTACGGCTTCGTAACCGCCGATGCCACCACCCGCGATGTAGCGCATGAACTTGGCCACGGAGTTTTTAATTTACGCCACACGTTTTCCGAAGAAAATTCCTTTACTTTGCCTCAGGGAGAAACAGATAATCTTATGGATTATTCAACCGGCACCGAACTTTGGAAATACCAATGGGACTTCATCCACAACCCCGAAGGCGGCTGGCACATCTTTGAAGATGTGGAAGAGGGGGAGATAATTGAAGATGCCATTGACGTAATTTCAGGTGTTGATTATGTATATATTAAATTGTGCAATACAACTATTTCAGGCGATGAAAACCAAACGACTACAACCGAAGTATATAAATTTATTGGTAAAAATGAAAATGGTTATGTTGTTGGCGAAATTACAATTCCAGATTTTACCGGAGCATATCCTGTAATAAATGAACAAGATCATACCGAAGCCATATTGATTTTCAGCAATGGTAGTATAATTAGTATTTGTGAACCACAACATGATTATAGCAATTTTTGTGAATTAGAAGACCCTGTATCTGATAACACTTTAATATCCAACTTTGAAGATGATGTTAATAATTGTAGACAGACAAAAGCTATTGATCTGCTATCTCAGCTAAATCAATTAGCTCGGTCAACACAGAAATTTGAATTAGAAATAGGAGGAAAAGTTTATGAGTTGCAAGGTGACAACCTTGTGGAAATTACAACTTCTATTGAAGATATTAATCAGGGAAACTGGAGTAATGCTAGTGTCGAAACTCGGATGAGAGTTGGTCTGTCCGATGGTGGTATATATCAATATAGTGCTTTTGGAATACATAAAGATATAACCGTTGCCTCAATTGAAAATGAGGAGAAAGTGGCGAATGTTCCGGCCATTGCTGCGAATATGCGCAATAAGGCAAACGCATGTTTTGAATACTATGAAGTTAAAGATATTGCGAGCACTTTGAATAGTAGTAATGGTTCTTTAGACAATGGCGAATTTCCCGGGGGAGGCAATCTTCAAGTATCTAAAAATGTATCATTCTTTAAAATCATTTGTGAAGCCGGAGGCGTAGGTGTTGAATTTTTAAAAACAGGTTTAATTGAGCAACCAGTATACTTCGAAGATCAGGATTATGTCATAAAAGCACCCGGAATTCTTACAGGCACATTAGAGGGTGCTGCAATTGCGGTTACAGATATAACAAGTATTGTCTCTGCAATTTTTGATGTTGTAACCGATTCAGAAGCACGAAGCCAAGCAGTTAATGGTTTTATATCCATTAAAAATCAAATTGTTGAGAACCCTTCCATAGCATTTTCTCTACTGTTTGAAATTGCCCTGGAAGAATTAACAGGCAGTGATTCTCAGGGGTTTAAAGATATGGTTGCCAGTAATACAAATGGAGGGCGGAAAAAACATTTAATATCAAAAACTAGTATAAGAACAGCATCTTCTGTATTTTTTGGAGGAGCTTTTTTGGCAAAGTTGTCAGATTTTGCAATGGAAGTTGCAACAAAATTGCCAAAAGCAAAACTATGGGCTAGGTTCCGTTCGTTGGATGGAGACCTTACCGATGATCTTTTAGCAAAACTGGATGATCTGCCTGATGGAGGTAACGATTTCCTCAACGATTTTGCCAATGTAGATGATGACGTTCTCAATGCATTTTTGCAAAATCCAGATTTGGTCGAGAGTTGGAAGGTTCTTGATGAAGCAAATATTTCACAGGTATTAAAAACGGATCCTGAAAAGCTTTCAAAGGTAAATCGATACTTAGATAACAATCCTACCAAGAGAGATGCCTTTATTGATGATTTAAGCAGTACTTCAAACCCAGAAAAATTTGTTAATAGAACTTCCTGGAAAGATGATTTAGTTCAACAATATGGAAATGATATTAATCAATTTCAACCTCAAGGTTTATCAAGATCAGATTTACCAGAATCACTTGTTGAAGATATGATTAATGCTTCAAATGCGCCTTCTTCTATTATAGATGAAGCCATTAATGATGCAATTAAAGCAGGTTCAGATACACCTATTAAAAAGACATTTTCTCAAGGAGAAGAACTGTATAAAATCGTTCCTAAGAATGGTATTGTTTCCGATTTTACACCCTTTTGGGTGACAAAAACAGAATGGGATAATGTTAAAAATTTGTCTAACTTAGAGCAGAAATTAGGTCTACCTATTGGTAGTCATGCCGTAGAGTATGATTTATATAAAATTACTGCAACACAAGCAGGAAATGTTTTTAAAAGTACAATCGCACCGACTTTGCAAAATGGATATGAAACCATTGGAGGAGCGACGCAAACAATAGTTTTAAATAGAAGTTTTTGGAGTGCTCCTGTTAAAGTTGAAACTCATTTGCCATGA
- a CDS encoding FISUMP domain-containing protein codes for MKKQYYLKISLLLMAFATLMLVAACEEEQEETDESQEEIEVNEAPDCVVFEPLAGAEFAEGDTITIIISVNDPDDNLSRVDIHVDDSMISSINESPFRTEWMTAGESLGSHGIHVVAVDEEGLQASDSIDINLKKGIEWGNGVTDIDGNTYQTVIIGEQEWMAENLKTITYNDGEPIELAVSDSAWSNNTTGAYCWYDNNEYLYADTYGPLYNGHAVITGNLCPDGWHVPSDDEWKTLEMELGMSQADADTSFADRGINEGSKLAGFANLWGYSNTISKDSEFGTSGFNGLPGKFRHGGGTFFNPLCGYYLSSTTNGVDDVWMRALYSISTRISRYSLTKRRGVSVRCVKD; via the coding sequence ATGAAAAAACAATATTATTTAAAGATCAGTTTGCTGCTAATGGCTTTTGCCACTCTGATGCTCGTTGCAGCATGCGAAGAAGAGCAGGAAGAAACAGATGAATCACAAGAAGAGATAGAGGTAAATGAAGCCCCCGATTGTGTTGTATTCGAACCGTTAGCGGGAGCTGAATTTGCAGAGGGTGATACCATCACAATCATAATTTCTGTAAATGACCCTGATGATAATCTGTCCCGGGTTGATATTCATGTAGATGATAGTATGATCAGCTCGATAAATGAAAGTCCGTTCAGAACGGAGTGGATGACAGCCGGCGAATCATTGGGTAGTCATGGGATTCATGTAGTCGCTGTTGATGAAGAGGGTCTTCAAGCAAGCGATTCCATTGATATCAACCTTAAAAAGGGTATAGAGTGGGGTAATGGCGTTACTGATATCGATGGCAATACCTACCAAACCGTAATCATCGGTGAACAGGAATGGATGGCCGAAAACCTGAAAACTATTACGTATAATGATGGTGAGCCTATTGAATTAGCTGTATCTGATTCTGCCTGGAGTAACAATACAACTGGTGCATATTGTTGGTATGACAATAATGAATATCTATATGCCGATACTTACGGACCCCTTTATAACGGGCATGCCGTAATTACCGGAAACCTCTGTCCCGATGGTTGGCATGTCCCTTCCGATGATGAATGGAAAACCCTTGAAATGGAGTTGGGTATGAGCCAGGCTGATGCTGATACCTCATTTGCTGACCGTGGAATCAACGAAGGCAGTAAGTTAGCTGGTTTTGCAAATCTGTGGGGATATAGCAACACCATAAGTAAAGACAGTGAATTTGGAACAAGCGGATTTAATGGCCTTCCAGGAAAATTTCGCCACGGTGGTGGTACTTTTTTTAATCCTTTATGTGGATATTATCTTAGCTCAACAACAAACGGCGTAGATGATGTTTGGATGCGGGCTTTATATTCTATTAGTACACGAATTTCTCGTTATAGCTTAACTAAAAGAAGAGGCGTTTCAGTTCGTTGCGTAAAAGACTAG